From a single Gavia stellata isolate bGavSte3 chromosome 15, bGavSte3.hap2, whole genome shotgun sequence genomic region:
- the LOC104253892 gene encoding hepatocyte nuclear factor 4-beta isoform X2 encodes MKLCQSIMDMDMPDYVDSLDSSYTMLEFDNLRVLPNTTEGSNGPCSLPAEAIAAESANTNLLTNGIGSLCSICGDRATGKHYGASSCDGCKGFFRRSVRKNHVYSCRFSRQCVIDKDKRNQCRYCRLKKCFRAGMKKEAVQNERDRISIRRCSYEDNGSLSINVLTQAEAMAQQYSSLSPVHSMDIAMKKVATINDVCESMKQQLLVLVEWAKYIPAFCELPLDDQVALLRAHAGEHLLLGVAKRSIPYTDFLLLGNDFIIPMHCPELEIARVATRILDELVKPLRDIQIDDNEYACLKAIIFFDPDCKGLSEPGKVKNMRFQVQVNLEDYINDRQYDSRGRFSDILLLLPPLQSITWQMIEQVQFVKLFGVARIDSLLQEMLLGGTTIDLQYQSGPPNLNLEPLPGHVLPSNMSSVIHTAPDPSPETSLPSPSTSTGSEDYKLGFSAGPNAVAQLLPQTVIPKQEIL; translated from the exons AG GGATCTAATGGTCCCTGttctctgcctgcagaggcCATCGCAGCTGAATCGGCAAACACCAACCTGCTCACCAACGGCATCGGCTCCCTCTGCTCCATCTGTGGGGACCGGGCGACCGGCAAGCACTACGGGGCATCCAGCTGCGACGGCTGCAAAGGCTTCTTCAGGAGGAGTGTCCGCAAGAACCATGTCTATTCCTGCAG GTTCAGCCGACAGTGTGTGATAGACAAAGACAAGAGGAACCAGTGCAGGTACTGCAGGCTGAAGAAGTGCTTCAGAGCTGGCATGAAGAAAGAAG CCGTGCAGAACGAGCGCGACAGGATCAGCATTCGCAGGTGCAGCTACGAGGACAACGGCTCTCTCTCCATCAACGTGCTCACTCAGGCCGAGGCCATGGCGCAGCAG tatTCATCGCTGAGTCCAGTGCACAGCATGGACATTGCGATGAAGAAGGTTGCAACCATCAACGATGTGTGTGAATCCATGAAACAGCAGCTTCTGGTGCTGGTTGAATGGGCAAAATACATCCCAGCGTTTTGTGAGCTCCCACTTGATGACCAG GTTGCCTTGCTCAGAGCCCACGCGGGGGAACACCTGCTCCTCGGGGTAGCCAAGCGGTCCATACCATACACCGATTTTCTGTTGCTAG GGAACGACTTCATCATCCCAATGCACTGCCCGGAACTGGAAATCGCTCGTGTGGCCACCAGAATCTTGGACGAGTTGGTGAAGCCCTTGCGGGACATCCAGATCGATGACAATGAGTACGCTTGCCTTAAAGCCATCATCTTCTTTGATCCAG acTGCAAAGGCCTGAGCGAGCCCGGGAAGGTGAAGAACATGCGCTTCCAGGTCCAAGTCAACCTAGAAGACTATATCAACGATCGCCAGTACGACTCCCGAGGCCGGTTCAGCGacatcctcctcctgctgcccccgcTGCAGAGCATCACCTGGCAGATGATAGAGCAAGTCCAGTTTGTGAAGCTCTTCGGCGTGGCCAGGATCGACAGCTTGCtgcaggagatgctgctgggag GAACCACCATTGATCTCCAGTACCAGTCAGGACCTCCCAACCTCAACTTGGAACCGCTGCCAGGACATGTCCTCCCAAGCAACATGAGCTCTGTGATTCACACCGCCCCAGACC CATCTCCTGAAACATCCCTTCCATCTCCTTCTACAAGCACAGGCAGTGAAGACTATAAACTAGGCTTTAGTGCAGGACCCAACGCCGTAGCGCAGCTCTTGCCTCAGACAGTGATACCCAAGCAGGAGATTTTATAG
- the LOC104253892 gene encoding hepatocyte nuclear factor 4-beta isoform X3, with translation MKLCQSIMDMDMPDYVDSLDSSYTMLEFDNLRVLPNTTAEAIAAESANTNLLTNGIGSLCSICGDRATGKHYGASSCDGCKGFFRRSVRKNHVYSCRFSRQCVIDKDKRNQCRYCRLKKCFRAGMKKEAVQNERDRISIRRCSYEDNGSLSINVLTQAEAMAQQYSSLSPVHSMDIAMKKVATINDVCESMKQQLLVLVEWAKYIPAFCELPLDDQVALLRAHAGEHLLLGVAKRSIPYTDFLLLGNDFIIPMHCPELEIARVATRILDELVKPLRDIQIDDNEYACLKAIIFFDPDCKGLSEPGKVKNMRFQVQVNLEDYINDRQYDSRGRFSDILLLLPPLQSITWQMIEQVQFVKLFGVARIDSLLQEMLLGGTTIDLQYQSGPPNLNLEPLPGHVLPSNMSSVIHTAPDPSPETSLPSPSTSTGSEDYKLGFSAGPNAVAQLLPQTVIPKQEIL, from the exons CTG aggcCATCGCAGCTGAATCGGCAAACACCAACCTGCTCACCAACGGCATCGGCTCCCTCTGCTCCATCTGTGGGGACCGGGCGACCGGCAAGCACTACGGGGCATCCAGCTGCGACGGCTGCAAAGGCTTCTTCAGGAGGAGTGTCCGCAAGAACCATGTCTATTCCTGCAG GTTCAGCCGACAGTGTGTGATAGACAAAGACAAGAGGAACCAGTGCAGGTACTGCAGGCTGAAGAAGTGCTTCAGAGCTGGCATGAAGAAAGAAG CCGTGCAGAACGAGCGCGACAGGATCAGCATTCGCAGGTGCAGCTACGAGGACAACGGCTCTCTCTCCATCAACGTGCTCACTCAGGCCGAGGCCATGGCGCAGCAG tatTCATCGCTGAGTCCAGTGCACAGCATGGACATTGCGATGAAGAAGGTTGCAACCATCAACGATGTGTGTGAATCCATGAAACAGCAGCTTCTGGTGCTGGTTGAATGGGCAAAATACATCCCAGCGTTTTGTGAGCTCCCACTTGATGACCAG GTTGCCTTGCTCAGAGCCCACGCGGGGGAACACCTGCTCCTCGGGGTAGCCAAGCGGTCCATACCATACACCGATTTTCTGTTGCTAG GGAACGACTTCATCATCCCAATGCACTGCCCGGAACTGGAAATCGCTCGTGTGGCCACCAGAATCTTGGACGAGTTGGTGAAGCCCTTGCGGGACATCCAGATCGATGACAATGAGTACGCTTGCCTTAAAGCCATCATCTTCTTTGATCCAG acTGCAAAGGCCTGAGCGAGCCCGGGAAGGTGAAGAACATGCGCTTCCAGGTCCAAGTCAACCTAGAAGACTATATCAACGATCGCCAGTACGACTCCCGAGGCCGGTTCAGCGacatcctcctcctgctgcccccgcTGCAGAGCATCACCTGGCAGATGATAGAGCAAGTCCAGTTTGTGAAGCTCTTCGGCGTGGCCAGGATCGACAGCTTGCtgcaggagatgctgctgggag GAACCACCATTGATCTCCAGTACCAGTCAGGACCTCCCAACCTCAACTTGGAACCGCTGCCAGGACATGTCCTCCCAAGCAACATGAGCTCTGTGATTCACACCGCCCCAGACC CATCTCCTGAAACATCCCTTCCATCTCCTTCTACAAGCACAGGCAGTGAAGACTATAAACTAGGCTTTAGTGCAGGACCCAACGCCGTAGCGCAGCTCTTGCCTCAGACAGTGATACCCAAGCAGGAGATTTTATAG
- the LOC104253892 gene encoding hepatocyte nuclear factor 4-beta isoform X1 produces MKLCQSIMDMDMPDYVDSLDSSYTMLEFDNLRVLPNTTGEFSGSNGPCSLPAEAIAAESANTNLLTNGIGSLCSICGDRATGKHYGASSCDGCKGFFRRSVRKNHVYSCRFSRQCVIDKDKRNQCRYCRLKKCFRAGMKKEAVQNERDRISIRRCSYEDNGSLSINVLTQAEAMAQQYSSLSPVHSMDIAMKKVATINDVCESMKQQLLVLVEWAKYIPAFCELPLDDQVALLRAHAGEHLLLGVAKRSIPYTDFLLLGNDFIIPMHCPELEIARVATRILDELVKPLRDIQIDDNEYACLKAIIFFDPDCKGLSEPGKVKNMRFQVQVNLEDYINDRQYDSRGRFSDILLLLPPLQSITWQMIEQVQFVKLFGVARIDSLLQEMLLGGTTIDLQYQSGPPNLNLEPLPGHVLPSNMSSVIHTAPDPSPETSLPSPSTSTGSEDYKLGFSAGPNAVAQLLPQTVIPKQEIL; encoded by the exons GGATCTAATGGTCCCTGttctctgcctgcagaggcCATCGCAGCTGAATCGGCAAACACCAACCTGCTCACCAACGGCATCGGCTCCCTCTGCTCCATCTGTGGGGACCGGGCGACCGGCAAGCACTACGGGGCATCCAGCTGCGACGGCTGCAAAGGCTTCTTCAGGAGGAGTGTCCGCAAGAACCATGTCTATTCCTGCAG GTTCAGCCGACAGTGTGTGATAGACAAAGACAAGAGGAACCAGTGCAGGTACTGCAGGCTGAAGAAGTGCTTCAGAGCTGGCATGAAGAAAGAAG CCGTGCAGAACGAGCGCGACAGGATCAGCATTCGCAGGTGCAGCTACGAGGACAACGGCTCTCTCTCCATCAACGTGCTCACTCAGGCCGAGGCCATGGCGCAGCAG tatTCATCGCTGAGTCCAGTGCACAGCATGGACATTGCGATGAAGAAGGTTGCAACCATCAACGATGTGTGTGAATCCATGAAACAGCAGCTTCTGGTGCTGGTTGAATGGGCAAAATACATCCCAGCGTTTTGTGAGCTCCCACTTGATGACCAG GTTGCCTTGCTCAGAGCCCACGCGGGGGAACACCTGCTCCTCGGGGTAGCCAAGCGGTCCATACCATACACCGATTTTCTGTTGCTAG GGAACGACTTCATCATCCCAATGCACTGCCCGGAACTGGAAATCGCTCGTGTGGCCACCAGAATCTTGGACGAGTTGGTGAAGCCCTTGCGGGACATCCAGATCGATGACAATGAGTACGCTTGCCTTAAAGCCATCATCTTCTTTGATCCAG acTGCAAAGGCCTGAGCGAGCCCGGGAAGGTGAAGAACATGCGCTTCCAGGTCCAAGTCAACCTAGAAGACTATATCAACGATCGCCAGTACGACTCCCGAGGCCGGTTCAGCGacatcctcctcctgctgcccccgcTGCAGAGCATCACCTGGCAGATGATAGAGCAAGTCCAGTTTGTGAAGCTCTTCGGCGTGGCCAGGATCGACAGCTTGCtgcaggagatgctgctgggag GAACCACCATTGATCTCCAGTACCAGTCAGGACCTCCCAACCTCAACTTGGAACCGCTGCCAGGACATGTCCTCCCAAGCAACATGAGCTCTGTGATTCACACCGCCCCAGACC CATCTCCTGAAACATCCCTTCCATCTCCTTCTACAAGCACAGGCAGTGAAGACTATAAACTAGGCTTTAGTGCAGGACCCAACGCCGTAGCGCAGCTCTTGCCTCAGACAGTGATACCCAAGCAGGAGATTTTATAG
- the LOC104253892 gene encoding hepatocyte nuclear factor 4-beta isoform X4: MKLCQSIMDMDMPDYVDSLDSSYTMLEFDNLRVLPNTTEAIAAESANTNLLTNGIGSLCSICGDRATGKHYGASSCDGCKGFFRRSVRKNHVYSCRFSRQCVIDKDKRNQCRYCRLKKCFRAGMKKEAVQNERDRISIRRCSYEDNGSLSINVLTQAEAMAQQYSSLSPVHSMDIAMKKVATINDVCESMKQQLLVLVEWAKYIPAFCELPLDDQVALLRAHAGEHLLLGVAKRSIPYTDFLLLGNDFIIPMHCPELEIARVATRILDELVKPLRDIQIDDNEYACLKAIIFFDPDCKGLSEPGKVKNMRFQVQVNLEDYINDRQYDSRGRFSDILLLLPPLQSITWQMIEQVQFVKLFGVARIDSLLQEMLLGGTTIDLQYQSGPPNLNLEPLPGHVLPSNMSSVIHTAPDPSPETSLPSPSTSTGSEDYKLGFSAGPNAVAQLLPQTVIPKQEIL; encoded by the exons aggcCATCGCAGCTGAATCGGCAAACACCAACCTGCTCACCAACGGCATCGGCTCCCTCTGCTCCATCTGTGGGGACCGGGCGACCGGCAAGCACTACGGGGCATCCAGCTGCGACGGCTGCAAAGGCTTCTTCAGGAGGAGTGTCCGCAAGAACCATGTCTATTCCTGCAG GTTCAGCCGACAGTGTGTGATAGACAAAGACAAGAGGAACCAGTGCAGGTACTGCAGGCTGAAGAAGTGCTTCAGAGCTGGCATGAAGAAAGAAG CCGTGCAGAACGAGCGCGACAGGATCAGCATTCGCAGGTGCAGCTACGAGGACAACGGCTCTCTCTCCATCAACGTGCTCACTCAGGCCGAGGCCATGGCGCAGCAG tatTCATCGCTGAGTCCAGTGCACAGCATGGACATTGCGATGAAGAAGGTTGCAACCATCAACGATGTGTGTGAATCCATGAAACAGCAGCTTCTGGTGCTGGTTGAATGGGCAAAATACATCCCAGCGTTTTGTGAGCTCCCACTTGATGACCAG GTTGCCTTGCTCAGAGCCCACGCGGGGGAACACCTGCTCCTCGGGGTAGCCAAGCGGTCCATACCATACACCGATTTTCTGTTGCTAG GGAACGACTTCATCATCCCAATGCACTGCCCGGAACTGGAAATCGCTCGTGTGGCCACCAGAATCTTGGACGAGTTGGTGAAGCCCTTGCGGGACATCCAGATCGATGACAATGAGTACGCTTGCCTTAAAGCCATCATCTTCTTTGATCCAG acTGCAAAGGCCTGAGCGAGCCCGGGAAGGTGAAGAACATGCGCTTCCAGGTCCAAGTCAACCTAGAAGACTATATCAACGATCGCCAGTACGACTCCCGAGGCCGGTTCAGCGacatcctcctcctgctgcccccgcTGCAGAGCATCACCTGGCAGATGATAGAGCAAGTCCAGTTTGTGAAGCTCTTCGGCGTGGCCAGGATCGACAGCTTGCtgcaggagatgctgctgggag GAACCACCATTGATCTCCAGTACCAGTCAGGACCTCCCAACCTCAACTTGGAACCGCTGCCAGGACATGTCCTCCCAAGCAACATGAGCTCTGTGATTCACACCGCCCCAGACC CATCTCCTGAAACATCCCTTCCATCTCCTTCTACAAGCACAGGCAGTGAAGACTATAAACTAGGCTTTAGTGCAGGACCCAACGCCGTAGCGCAGCTCTTGCCTCAGACAGTGATACCCAAGCAGGAGATTTTATAG
- the ZDHHC7 gene encoding palmitoyltransferase ZDHHC7, producing MQSSGHRFRDVEHHPLLAENDSYDSSSSEADMAERVWFIRDGCGMVCAIMTWLLVVYADFVVTFVMLLPSKDFWYSVINGVLFNCLAVLALSSHLRTMLTDPGAVPKGNATKEYMDNLQLKPGEVIYKCPKCCSIKPERAHHCSICKRCIRKMDHHCPWVNNCVGEKNQRFFVLFTMYIALISAHALILCGFQFFSCVRGQWTECSDFSPPVTVILMIFLCLEGFLFLTFTAVMFGTQIHSICNDETEIERLKSEKPTWERRLRWEGMKSVFGGQPSLLWINPFAGFRIRRLLLRAKKGGPEFSV from the exons ATGCAGTCATCAGGGCACAGATTCCGTGATGTTGAGCACCACCCGCTTCTGGCTGAAAATGACAGCTACGATTCCTCTTCCTCAGAGGCCGACATGGCAGAGAGGGTTTGGTTCATCCGAGATGGCTGTGGTATGGTCTGTGCTATAATGACATGGCTTCTGGTTGTCTATGCAGACTTCGTAGTGACTTTTGTCATGTTGCTGCCTTCCAAAGACTTTTGGTACTCAGTGATCAACGGTGTTCTCTTTAACTGCTTGGCAGTACTAGCTTTGTCATCGCATCTGAGAACTATGCTAACTGATCCA GGGGCTGTACCCAAAGGAAATGCCACTAAAGAATACATGGATAATTTGCAACTGAAACCAGGAGAAGTGATTTACAAATGTCCAAAGTGCTGTAGTATCAAACCTGAACGTGCACACCATTGCAG TATTTGCAAACGATGTATTCGAAAGATGGATCACCACTGCCCGTGGGTGAATAATTGCGTGGGGGAGAAAAATCAGagattttttgttctgtttacg ATGTATATAGCCCTAATTTCAGCTCATGCGCTCATACTGTGTGGGTTTCAGTTTTTCTCCTGTGTCCGAGGGCAGTGGACTG AATGCAGTGACTTCTCCCCACCTGTAACTGTGATCCTGATGATCTTCTTGTGCCTTGAgggttttctgtttctcactttCACTGCAGTCATGTTTGGCACCCAAATCCACTCAATATGCAATGATGAAACG GAGATTGAAAGACTGAAGAGTGAAAAGCCAACGTGGGAGCGGAGACTACGTTGGGAAGGAATGAAATCTGTTTTTGGGGGTCAGCCTTCACTCCTGTGGATCAATCCTTTTGCAGGATTTCGAATCAGGCGACTTCTACTGAGAGCAAAGAAAGGAGGACCTGAGTTTTCTGTTTGA